From Demequina capsici, one genomic window encodes:
- a CDS encoding PASTA domain-containing protein, which produces MNDSQTARAGSAARRVLAVVFVAAVLAGVVLVGRQLSAPITAPSVVGMTVSEAEATLAEAGIHITTDPSYADAVVVAQQPIAGDPWTESDGFVLTYTSTSGAQHIRDIGAED; this is translated from the coding sequence ATGAACGACAGCCAGACAGCCAGGGCAGGGTCAGCTGCGCGGCGGGTGCTCGCGGTCGTCTTCGTGGCTGCCGTGCTCGCGGGGGTGGTCCTGGTCGGGCGGCAGCTCTCGGCGCCGATCACCGCCCCGTCCGTGGTGGGCATGACGGTGAGCGAGGCGGAGGCGACGCTCGCGGAGGCGGGCATCCACATCACGACGGATCCTTCCTATGCGGACGCCGTGGTGGTGGCGCAGCAGCCGATCGCGGGCGACCCCTGGACGGAGTCGGACGGCTTCGTGCTCACCTACACGTCCACCTCCGGCGCGCAGCACATCAGGGATATCGGCGCGGAGGACTGA
- a CDS encoding DsbA family oxidoreductase encodes MVNVEVWSDVACPWCYLGKHRLEKAIDAFDGEVTVTWKSFQLDPSIPHGEHTPHAEALSKKFNAPVEQIAQMNQRLIDLGAEEGLEYNFDDYIQANTRDAHRVLHMAQERGLGGPMKDRLLKAQFTEGAIVDDLDVLSGLAEEVGLDGSAVRAMLATDRYDDEVQADIDEAAALGANGVPFFVFDRAFAVSGAQPVELFATALERSRERAATGAAQG; translated from the coding sequence ATGGTCAACGTCGAGGTCTGGTCCGATGTCGCATGCCCCTGGTGCTACCTGGGCAAGCATCGGCTGGAGAAGGCGATCGACGCATTCGACGGTGAGGTCACGGTCACGTGGAAGAGCTTCCAGCTGGACCCGTCGATCCCGCACGGCGAGCACACGCCGCACGCGGAGGCGCTGTCCAAGAAGTTCAACGCGCCCGTGGAGCAGATCGCGCAGATGAACCAGCGGCTGATCGACCTGGGCGCCGAGGAGGGTCTCGAGTACAACTTCGACGACTACATCCAGGCGAACACCCGTGACGCGCACCGTGTGCTCCACATGGCGCAGGAGCGCGGCCTCGGAGGCCCGATGAAGGATCGCCTGCTGAAGGCGCAGTTCACCGAGGGCGCGATCGTCGACGACCTGGACGTGCTGTCCGGGCTCGCCGAGGAGGTCGGGCTGGACGGCAGCGCGGTGCGCGCGATGCTCGCCACGGACCGGTACGACGACGAGGTGCAGGCCGACATCGACGAGGCGGCAGCGCTCGGAGCGAACGGGGTGCCCTTCTTCGTGTTCGACCGTGCGTTCGCGGTCTCCGGCGCTCAGCCGGTGGAGCTCTTCGCGACGGCTCTCGAGCGTTCGCGGGAGCGGGCCGCGACGGGTGCTGCCCAGGGCTAG
- a CDS encoding 2-oxo-4-hydroxy-4-carboxy-5-ureidoimidazoline decarboxylase has translation MTVKPSHDDLLACLRVERWASEMARLEFDSMLEMERAAVSIATPLGEAEIDEALAAHPRIGERAQGEGVEARFSAAEQAASQSDDEVLAAHLADLNALYEKRFGRVFLIRAAGRSRADVVAEIERRLGNDDAAELAEVADQLRGIALLRLRATYEDALA, from the coding sequence GTGACAGTGAAGCCGAGCCACGACGATCTGCTCGCCTGCCTGCGCGTGGAGCGCTGGGCCTCCGAGATGGCGCGTCTCGAGTTCGACTCGATGCTGGAGATGGAGCGCGCGGCCGTGTCCATCGCGACGCCGCTCGGCGAGGCGGAGATCGACGAGGCGCTTGCAGCGCACCCCCGCATCGGAGAGCGCGCGCAGGGCGAGGGCGTCGAGGCCCGCTTCTCCGCCGCGGAGCAGGCCGCCTCGCAGTCCGACGACGAGGTGCTCGCGGCTCACCTGGCAGACCTCAACGCGCTCTACGAGAAGCGGTTCGGCCGGGTGTTCCTCATCCGCGCCGCCGGGCGGTCTCGCGCGGACGTCGTCGCCGAGATCGAGCGCCGACTCGGCAACGACGACGCGGCGGAGCTCGCCGAGGTGGCCGACCAGCTGCGCGGGATCGCGCTGCTGAGGCTGCGCGCCACCTACGAGGACGCGCTCGCATGA
- a CDS encoding nucleotidyltransferase family protein: MARHVAGAVLAAGAGSRAGGPKALRRTDDGTAWVDIAASALRDAGCDPVIVVLGARAYETELMVPDWAESVVAWDWAEGQSVSLRKVVEEAGARGADALLVTLVDLPGQTVDAARRVLAAAADDVGLARATFDGRPGHPVYIAREHWGPMLAVLDGDHGAGPYLAAHEVLTVDCSDLGGGSDVDE; encoded by the coding sequence ATGGCAAGGCATGTGGCAGGAGCGGTGCTGGCGGCCGGCGCGGGATCCCGCGCGGGCGGACCCAAGGCGTTGCGCCGCACGGACGACGGAACAGCGTGGGTGGACATCGCGGCGTCGGCACTGCGGGACGCCGGCTGCGATCCGGTGATCGTGGTGCTCGGCGCCCGGGCGTACGAGACCGAGCTCATGGTTCCCGACTGGGCCGAATCGGTGGTCGCCTGGGACTGGGCCGAGGGCCAGTCCGTGTCGCTGCGCAAGGTCGTCGAGGAGGCCGGCGCGCGAGGCGCGGACGCGCTGCTCGTCACCCTGGTCGACCTGCCGGGGCAGACGGTCGACGCCGCCCGGCGGGTGCTCGCCGCCGCAGCGGACGACGTCGGGCTGGCGCGCGCGACCTTCGACGGTAGGCCCGGGCACCCGGTGTACATCGCCCGCGAGCACTGGGGGCCGATGCTGGCCGTGCTCGACGGGGATCACGGCGCGGGCCCATACCTGGCGGCGCACGAGGTGCTCACCGTGGACTGCTCCGACCTGGGTGGCGGCTCCGACGTCGACGAGTAG
- a CDS encoding DF family (seleno)protein, translating into MRVELLYFDGCPSWREAESRLIVALGRACGTSTVERVCVTDEAHAATLEFPGSPTFRVDGADLFPAADAVAGLSCRLYRTPEGLSGAPTVAQLVEALAGR; encoded by the coding sequence ATGCGGGTGGAGCTGCTTTACTTCGACGGATGCCCCAGCTGGCGCGAGGCCGAGTCTCGGCTGATCGTCGCCTTGGGGCGCGCCTGCGGCACCAGCACGGTGGAGAGGGTGTGCGTGACCGACGAGGCCCACGCCGCGACGCTCGAGTTCCCTGGTTCTCCCACGTTCCGCGTGGACGGTGCGGACCTGTTCCCCGCGGCCGACGCTGTCGCTGGGCTCTCGTGTCGGCTGTACAGGACCCCCGAGGGCCTGAGCGGCGCGCCGACGGTCGCGCAGCTGGTCGAGGCGCTCGCGGGTCGCTGA
- a CDS encoding glycoside hydrolase family 43 protein has protein sequence MNSDLSLDDIHMRDPFIVETSPGAFVLYGTTDDNIWGGPATGFDCYTSDDLLTWRGPHEAFRPPVGFWSESQFWAPEVHRRHDRWYMIATFLHAGTGVRGVGVLASDSPTGPFIPWSDGPVTPADTPSIDGTLFVDDADQAWLVYSRGAELIGPHDGDPSDGAMYALRLDRDLRLPIGEPALLFHASAAPWSRPLRFHAGGPSATDLGLAEDPRFTDGPFLVRSADGTLIMIWSSFSEHGYAVGQARSSSGEILGPWAQSDELVWASDGGHGMLLRTRAGEDLLVIHSPNDTPAERPMMVRVIIADGKVRAATAPRGGSDGR, from the coding sequence GTGAACTCCGACCTCAGCCTCGACGACATCCACATGCGCGATCCCTTCATCGTCGAGACCTCCCCTGGCGCCTTCGTCCTGTACGGCACCACGGACGACAACATCTGGGGCGGCCCCGCCACCGGTTTCGACTGCTACACGAGCGACGACCTTCTCACGTGGCGCGGTCCCCATGAGGCCTTCCGCCCGCCGGTCGGGTTCTGGTCCGAGTCCCAGTTCTGGGCGCCTGAGGTGCATCGGCGGCATGACCGCTGGTACATGATCGCCACGTTCCTGCACGCCGGCACCGGGGTCCGCGGCGTCGGCGTCCTCGCGTCGGACTCCCCCACGGGTCCGTTCATCCCCTGGAGCGACGGCCCGGTCACCCCCGCCGACACGCCCAGCATCGACGGCACGCTGTTCGTGGACGACGCCGACCAGGCGTGGCTCGTCTACAGCCGAGGGGCGGAGCTGATCGGCCCGCACGACGGCGACCCCTCCGACGGCGCCATGTACGCACTGCGGCTCGACCGCGATCTGCGACTGCCGATCGGCGAGCCGGCCCTGCTGTTCCACGCGTCCGCCGCACCGTGGAGCAGACCCCTGAGGTTCCACGCGGGCGGCCCGTCCGCGACGGACCTTGGGCTGGCGGAGGACCCTCGGTTCACCGACGGCCCGTTCCTGGTTCGCAGCGCCGACGGCACGCTGATCATGATCTGGTCCAGCTTCAGCGAGCATGGCTACGCCGTCGGACAAGCGCGGTCCTCGTCCGGCGAGATCCTGGGCCCGTGGGCGCAGAGCGACGAGCTCGTGTGGGCTAGCGACGGCGGCCATGGCATGCTGCTGCGAACCCGCGCCGGCGAGGATCTCCTCGTGATCCATTCGCCCAACGACACTCCCGCGGAGCGCCCCATGATGGTCCGCGTCATCATCGCCGACGGGAAGGTGCGGGCCGCGACCGCGCCCCGCGGAGGGAGCGACGGACGGTAG
- the deoD gene encoding purine-nucleoside phosphorylase, protein MPTPHISAPDGAFAPDILLPGDPRRATRIAETFLDDAELVTEVRGILGYTGTYQGRPMSVMATGMGMPSATIYTTELIRHYGVKRLVRVGTVGGIHMDLQLGDVVAASSAHTDSAMTAQRLPGVHYSHAPSFTLLRAAADHADETGAPLRVGPVLTSDAFYQPDETLVPRLAAYGTLAVEMEAAGLYAVAAAEGVEALMVGTVSDHVVKGEFLEADERERTFAAMVSVALGALTRATSVG, encoded by the coding sequence ATGCCTACGCCTCACATCTCCGCGCCCGACGGCGCCTTCGCACCTGACATCCTGCTTCCGGGCGACCCTCGCCGTGCCACCCGCATCGCCGAGACGTTCCTCGACGACGCCGAGCTCGTCACCGAGGTACGCGGCATCCTCGGTTACACGGGCACCTACCAGGGACGTCCGATGTCGGTCATGGCGACAGGCATGGGGATGCCGTCCGCGACGATCTACACCACCGAGCTGATCCGCCACTATGGCGTGAAGCGGCTGGTGCGCGTCGGCACGGTGGGCGGCATCCACATGGACCTGCAGCTCGGCGACGTGGTCGCCGCGTCGTCCGCGCACACCGACTCCGCGATGACGGCGCAGCGGCTTCCGGGTGTGCACTACTCGCATGCTCCGTCGTTCACCCTGCTTCGCGCGGCCGCGGACCATGCGGACGAGACGGGCGCGCCCCTGCGCGTCGGCCCCGTGCTCACGTCCGACGCGTTCTACCAGCCCGACGAGACCCTGGTGCCGCGTCTGGCCGCCTACGGCACGCTCGCGGTGGAGATGGAGGCGGCCGGCCTCTACGCGGTCGCGGCAGCGGAAGGCGTCGAGGCGCTCATGGTGGGCACCGTCTCCGATCACGTGGTCAAGGGCGAGTTCCTGGAGGCCGACGAGCGTGAGAGGACGTTCGCTGCCATGGTGTCGGTGGCGCTCGGCGCCCTGACGAGGGCGACGTCTGTGGGCTGA
- a CDS encoding C40 family peptidase encodes MTIDSLASMQARVTQLSALTSSSAAASTGSATESSAASDTEFASALASAVGLFSNGAGTGSTADLSSSLSSLLSGVDFTSGVGTSATFLSTLTALTGVSTATAAAPTSSGVDGQDLVDAARRYIGTPYVWGGESLSEGGLDCSGLVQRSFADLGVTDIPRVARDQGRIGTAVASMDDAKPGDLLIFNGGSHIGIYVGDGRMIDAPHRGAKVTERAVYETPTAIRRVLG; translated from the coding sequence GTGACGATCGACTCCCTCGCCTCGATGCAGGCACGCGTCACCCAGCTGTCGGCGCTCACGTCGTCGAGCGCCGCCGCCTCCACGGGCTCCGCCACGGAGAGCTCCGCGGCCTCGGACACCGAGTTCGCGTCCGCGCTCGCCAGCGCCGTCGGCCTGTTCTCGAACGGAGCCGGCACAGGCTCGACCGCCGACCTTTCGAGCAGCCTCAGCAGCCTCCTGTCCGGCGTGGACTTCACGAGCGGCGTGGGCACGTCGGCCACCTTCCTGAGCACGTTGACAGCGCTCACGGGCGTGTCGACCGCGACCGCTGCGGCGCCCACCTCGTCAGGGGTCGACGGCCAGGATCTGGTCGACGCGGCACGCAGGTACATCGGCACGCCCTACGTGTGGGGCGGAGAGTCGCTGTCCGAGGGCGGCCTCGACTGCTCCGGGCTCGTCCAGCGCTCCTTCGCGGACCTTGGCGTGACCGACATCCCGCGTGTCGCGCGCGATCAGGGCAGGATCGGCACGGCCGTCGCCTCGATGGACGACGCCAAGCCGGGAGACCTGCTGATCTTCAACGGCGGCTCCCACATCGGCATCTACGTCGGTGACGGCAGGATGATCGACGCACCGCACCGTGGCGCGAAGGTCACGGAGCGTGCCGTGTACGAGACTCCCACCGCGATCAGGCGGGTGCTCGGCTAA
- a CDS encoding allantoate amidohydrolase, whose product MTVPPYVAPGVVASASSPDEPDDAVPFSAQEILARCDILATHSSRVGAIERSYLTAEHARTNWTVGEWMAEAGLEPWQDAAGNQRGTLAGPADDSPVLLLASHLDTVPGAGRYDGILGTLMAIAVVGRLESKGVELPFGVEVLGFADEEGTRFGRTLLGSCAVAGTWQDSWWELRDAQGISLRTAFEAFGLDPARIEEAALPREKVLGYLEAHIEQGPLLEDADRALGVVTGIMGARRFDLTMIGEAGHAGGMPYGRRRDALLGASELVTAIESLSRDNGAIGTVGRMQAYPGAANVIPGRAEFSLDLRAETDELRDRVWDLVQEHADKIAAARGLTFESVERHDARATVVGDRLAQAIRAGIAATGDPDPLELLSKAGHDAMAVASLTDYAMLFIRCGGGISHHKDESVIEGDVALALDAFEAAVLDLARDLA is encoded by the coding sequence ATGACCGTCCCGCCGTACGTCGCGCCCGGTGTCGTCGCGTCCGCGTCGTCGCCCGACGAGCCCGACGATGCCGTGCCCTTCTCCGCGCAGGAGATCCTCGCGCGCTGTGACATCCTTGCCACCCACAGCTCCCGCGTCGGCGCGATCGAACGGTCGTACCTGACGGCCGAGCACGCCCGCACCAACTGGACCGTGGGGGAGTGGATGGCGGAGGCCGGGCTCGAGCCGTGGCAGGACGCCGCGGGCAACCAGCGCGGCACCCTCGCAGGCCCCGCCGACGACTCTCCCGTCCTCCTCCTCGCGTCGCACCTGGACACAGTCCCCGGCGCGGGCAGGTACGACGGCATCCTCGGCACGCTCATGGCGATCGCCGTGGTGGGTCGCCTCGAGTCCAAGGGCGTCGAGCTGCCGTTCGGCGTCGAGGTGCTCGGCTTCGCGGACGAGGAGGGCACCCGCTTCGGGCGCACCCTCCTCGGGTCGTGCGCCGTCGCAGGCACGTGGCAGGACTCGTGGTGGGAGCTGCGGGATGCTCAGGGCATCTCGCTGCGCACCGCGTTCGAGGCGTTCGGCCTGGATCCTGCCAGGATCGAGGAGGCGGCGCTGCCCCGCGAGAAGGTGCTCGGCTATCTGGAGGCGCACATCGAGCAGGGCCCGCTCCTCGAGGATGCCGACCGGGCCCTGGGCGTGGTGACCGGCATCATGGGCGCCCGCCGCTTCGACCTGACCATGATCGGGGAGGCTGGCCACGCAGGTGGGATGCCGTACGGGCGCCGGCGCGATGCGCTGCTCGGCGCCTCCGAGCTCGTGACGGCCATCGAGTCGCTGTCCCGCGACAACGGCGCGATCGGCACCGTCGGGCGCATGCAGGCGTACCCTGGAGCGGCGAACGTCATCCCTGGTCGCGCCGAGTTCTCGCTCGACCTGCGTGCCGAGACCGACGAGCTGCGGGACCGGGTCTGGGACCTGGTCCAGGAGCATGCCGACAAGATCGCGGCGGCGCGCGGGCTCACGTTCGAGTCCGTGGAGAGGCACGACGCGCGGGCCACCGTGGTCGGCGACAGGCTCGCGCAGGCGATCCGGGCCGGCATCGCGGCGACCGGCGATCCGGACCCGCTCGAGCTGCTGTCCAAGGCGGGCCACGACGCGATGGCAGTGGCCTCGCTGACGGACTACGCGATGCTGTTCATCCGTTGCGGCGGCGGGATCTCGCATCACAAGGACGAGTCGGTGATCGAGGGGGACGTGGCGCTCGCGCTCGATGCCTTCGAGGCGGCGGTGCTGGACCTGGCCCGCGACCTCGCCTGA
- the pgi gene encoding glucose-6-phosphate isomerase, with protein MNAPIDCTSTSAWAELEAHKSTFTPDLRGWFAADAGRVERFSLPLADLHVDLSKNLVTDEILASLVKLAQEAGVADRYAAMLAGEHINTTEDRAVLHTALRRPAGMEPALVVDGQDVDADVQEVLASMSAFAERVRSGEWKGITGKTVETVVNIGIGGSDLGPVMVYETLEPYATAGISARFVSNIDPTDMAQKVKGLDPETTLFIVASKTFTTLETLTNARLARDWLWTALAEAGVAVGTDEEKSAAVAHHFVAVSTALDKVEAFGIDPTNAFGFWNWVGGRYSVDSAIGLPLSIALGPDVFGDLLEGFHAVDRHVAETPLEKNVPVLMGLLNIWYVNFLGAQSHAVLPYAQQLHRFPAYLQQLTMESNGKSVRWDGTPVSTETGEIFWGEPGTNGQHAFYQLIHQGTKLIPADFIAVVNPAYPLEDGGQDVHALFLANYLAQTKALAFGKTAEEVEAEGTTGALVAARTFAGNKPTTSIFAPSLTPQVLGQLIALYEHITFTQGVIWGINSFDQWGVELGKKLALEIAPAIEGDDAALASQDASTQALIAYYRANRK; from the coding sequence GTGAACGCACCCATCGACTGCACCTCCACGTCCGCGTGGGCCGAGCTCGAGGCCCACAAGTCCACCTTCACCCCCGACCTGCGTGGCTGGTTCGCCGCCGACGCCGGGCGTGTGGAGCGCTTCAGCCTCCCGTTGGCCGACCTCCACGTCGACCTGTCGAAGAATCTCGTGACCGATGAGATCCTCGCCTCGCTCGTGAAGCTCGCCCAGGAGGCCGGCGTGGCCGACCGCTACGCCGCGATGCTCGCAGGCGAGCACATCAACACGACCGAGGACCGCGCGGTGCTCCACACCGCGCTCCGCCGCCCCGCCGGCATGGAGCCGGCGCTGGTGGTCGACGGCCAGGATGTCGACGCCGACGTGCAGGAGGTGCTCGCCTCCATGTCCGCCTTCGCCGAGCGGGTCCGCTCGGGCGAGTGGAAGGGCATCACCGGCAAGACCGTGGAGACCGTCGTCAACATCGGCATCGGTGGCTCGGACCTGGGCCCCGTGATGGTCTACGAGACGCTTGAGCCCTACGCCACCGCCGGCATCTCTGCCCGCTTCGTCTCCAACATCGACCCGACGGACATGGCCCAGAAGGTCAAGGGCCTCGACCCCGAGACGACACTGTTCATCGTCGCGTCGAAGACCTTCACCACGCTCGAGACCCTCACCAACGCCCGACTGGCTCGTGACTGGCTGTGGACCGCGCTCGCAGAGGCCGGCGTGGCCGTCGGCACCGACGAGGAGAAGTCGGCCGCCGTCGCGCACCACTTCGTCGCCGTCTCCACCGCGCTGGACAAGGTCGAGGCCTTCGGAATCGACCCGACGAACGCATTCGGGTTCTGGAACTGGGTCGGCGGCCGCTACTCCGTCGATTCGGCGATCGGCCTCCCGCTCAGCATCGCGCTCGGCCCGGACGTCTTCGGCGATCTGCTCGAGGGCTTCCACGCCGTGGACCGCCACGTGGCCGAGACCCCGCTGGAGAAGAACGTGCCCGTCCTGATGGGCCTGCTCAACATCTGGTACGTGAACTTCCTGGGCGCCCAGTCGCACGCGGTGCTGCCGTACGCGCAGCAGCTGCACCGCTTCCCTGCGTATCTGCAGCAGCTCACCATGGAGTCCAACGGCAAGTCGGTGCGCTGGGACGGCACGCCCGTCTCCACCGAGACCGGCGAGATCTTCTGGGGCGAGCCCGGCACGAACGGCCAGCACGCCTTCTACCAGCTGATCCACCAGGGCACCAAGCTGATCCCGGCCGACTTCATCGCCGTGGTGAACCCGGCCTACCCGCTCGAGGACGGCGGCCAGGACGTGCACGCGCTGTTCCTTGCGAACTACCTCGCGCAGACCAAGGCGCTGGCCTTCGGCAAGACGGCCGAGGAGGTGGAGGCCGAGGGCACCACCGGCGCGCTCGTCGCCGCACGCACCTTCGCGGGCAACAAGCCGACCACGTCGATCTTCGCGCCGTCGCTCACCCCGCAGGTGCTGGGCCAGCTGATCGCCCTGTACGAGCACATCACGTTCACGCAGGGCGTCATCTGGGGCATCAACTCGTTCGACCAGTGGGGTGTGGAGCTGGGCAAGAAGCTCGCGCTCGAGATCGCTCCCGCGATCGAGGGCGACGACGCGGCGCTCGCCTCGCAGGACGCCTCCACGCAGGCGCTCATCGCCTACTACCGGGCCAACCGCAAGTAG
- a CDS encoding PhzF family phenazine biosynthesis protein, translating to MSTHPFRQVDVFGNGPFSGNPVAVILGADDLTTEQMVRISEWTNLSECTFVLAPTDPAADYRVRIFSLSTELPFAGHPTLGTARAWLDAGGRPRIAGRVVQECGVGLVPLHHDGESLAFAAPELLRSGPVDEAFVAEVCNVLGITADDVVDAAWVDNGPGWVGLLLKDAEAVQALRPSAPPSGRWDIGVAGLHPASAELSLEVRAFFCHDGGVLREDPVTGSLNASLAQWLTSTGRIATPYVARQGTALGRDGRIRVAASDHDLWIGGDTQVAVSGTIEV from the coding sequence ATGAGCACGCACCCCTTCCGCCAGGTCGACGTCTTCGGCAACGGTCCCTTCTCCGGCAACCCCGTGGCGGTGATCCTCGGCGCGGACGACCTCACCACCGAGCAGATGGTCCGGATCTCCGAGTGGACGAACCTGTCGGAGTGCACCTTCGTGCTCGCGCCGACCGATCCGGCGGCGGACTACCGCGTGCGCATCTTCTCCCTGTCCACCGAGCTCCCGTTCGCGGGCCATCCGACCCTGGGCACCGCGCGCGCGTGGCTCGACGCAGGCGGCAGGCCCCGCATCGCGGGCCGTGTGGTCCAGGAGTGCGGCGTCGGGCTGGTCCCGCTCCACCATGACGGCGAGTCGCTTGCCTTCGCCGCGCCCGAGCTGCTGCGGTCCGGACCGGTGGACGAGGCGTTCGTCGCGGAGGTGTGCAACGTCCTCGGCATCACGGCCGACGACGTCGTCGACGCCGCATGGGTGGACAACGGTCCAGGATGGGTGGGCCTGCTGCTCAAGGATGCCGAAGCGGTCCAGGCGCTGAGGCCGTCCGCGCCCCCGTCCGGCCGCTGGGACATCGGCGTCGCCGGCCTCCACCCGGCGAGCGCCGAGCTCTCCCTGGAGGTGCGCGCGTTCTTCTGCCACGACGGAGGAGTGCTGCGCGAGGATCCCGTCACCGGCAGCCTCAACGCGTCGCTGGCTCAGTGGCTCACGTCCACCGGCCGGATCGCCACCCCGTACGTGGCGCGCCAGGGAACGGCGCTGGGCCGAGACGGTCGGATCCGTGTCGCGGCCTCCGACCACGACCTCTGGATCGGCGGCGACACGCAGGTGGCCGTGTCGGGGACGATCGAGGTCTAG
- a CDS encoding class I SAM-dependent methyltransferase, translating into MNDTPEPPRHIRSVDDLLVLLDGLFDRDSDRWSSEAGAAWWDTFYGDRDKRIPFFADKPDESLVSLIDGGRVRPGQRALDLGSGPGRNALHLASHGVRVDAVDLSGEAVAWGRERAAGRGLDVQFVCGDAFSLPPVALPGPYDLVYDSGCLHHLAPHRRIGYLRLLERVLAPGGLFAVTCFVRGEMGSSAPDEQLYLDGRFEAGMGFAADDLRWIFSDFEEVEIRPMEPQGEDSATFGEPYLMYGLFRRPEPTRGAAEGGRRARRR; encoded by the coding sequence GTGAACGACACGCCCGAACCCCCACGCCACATCCGCTCCGTCGATGACCTGCTGGTTCTTCTGGACGGCCTGTTCGACCGTGACTCCGACCGGTGGTCCTCCGAGGCAGGCGCCGCCTGGTGGGACACGTTCTACGGCGACCGCGACAAGCGGATCCCGTTCTTCGCGGACAAGCCGGACGAGTCGCTCGTGTCGCTGATCGACGGCGGGAGGGTCCGCCCCGGCCAACGCGCCCTCGACCTGGGATCGGGCCCGGGCCGCAACGCGCTGCACCTGGCCTCGCACGGCGTCAGGGTCGATGCCGTCGACCTGTCGGGCGAGGCGGTCGCGTGGGGCCGCGAGCGCGCCGCCGGCCGGGGCCTCGACGTCCAGTTCGTGTGCGGAGACGCGTTCAGCCTGCCGCCGGTGGCGCTTCCAGGCCCCTACGACCTCGTGTATGACTCCGGGTGCCTGCATCACCTGGCGCCGCACCGTCGCATCGGCTACCTCCGGCTGCTGGAGAGGGTGCTCGCGCCGGGCGGCCTTTTCGCCGTCACATGCTTCGTCCGCGGAGAGATGGGGAGCTCGGCTCCGGACGAGCAGCTGTACCTCGATGGGCGGTTCGAGGCGGGCATGGGCTTCGCGGCTGACGACCTTCGCTGGATCTTCTCCGACTTCGAGGAGGTCGAGATCCGACCCATGGAGCCGCAGGGCGAGGACTCGGCGACCTTCGGCGAGCCGTACCTGATGTACGGGCTGTTCCGTCGACCCGAACCTACCCGCGGCGCTGCCGAAGGAGGGCGGCGAGCACGCCGACGCTGA
- a CDS encoding dihydrofolate reductase family protein — MGRLVYSMITSLDGFVNDPDGIGWVEPGEQAHRFINGRSRAIGTLLMGRRMYDVMKAWQTMATEPSDPEVYHEYGELWRAADKVVFSTTREEPETPRTRVERSFDAAAVRALVDASSKDVSIDGPTLAAQALQAGIVDEVSMYVQPIVVGAGQRFLPARLRLDLGLEEERRFDDGMVFLRYDVRR; from the coding sequence ATGGGCCGGCTCGTCTACTCGATGATCACGTCCCTCGACGGGTTCGTGAACGATCCTGACGGCATCGGCTGGGTCGAGCCGGGAGAGCAGGCGCACCGCTTCATCAACGGGCGGTCCCGCGCGATCGGCACCTTGCTGATGGGCCGCCGCATGTACGACGTGATGAAGGCGTGGCAGACCATGGCGACGGAGCCCAGCGACCCCGAGGTCTATCACGAGTACGGGGAGCTGTGGCGCGCGGCGGACAAGGTCGTCTTCTCGACCACGCGCGAGGAGCCGGAGACCCCTCGCACCCGCGTCGAGCGCTCGTTCGACGCGGCGGCAGTGCGGGCGCTGGTGGACGCCTCGTCGAAGGACGTCTCCATCGACGGCCCCACGCTCGCCGCGCAGGCCCTGCAAGCGGGAATCGTCGACGAGGTGTCGATGTACGTGCAGCCGATCGTCGTCGGCGCCGGACAGAGATTCCTGCCAGCACGCCTCCGCCTCGACCTCGGTCTCGAGGAGGAGCGGCGCTTCGACGACGGCATGGTGTTCCTGCGATACGACGTCCGTCGCTGA
- the uraH gene encoding hydroxyisourate hydrolase, whose amino-acid sequence MSHVTTHVLDALAGTPARGIAVTLSRRGAEGWEPVAQGLTDADGRVRDLGPELLEKGVYQVRFETGIYFATRQVATFYPEVEIAFEVKGAEHCHVPLLLSPFAYSTYRGS is encoded by the coding sequence ATGAGCCACGTCACGACCCACGTGCTGGACGCGCTGGCCGGAACGCCCGCCAGGGGGATCGCGGTCACGTTGTCGCGTCGCGGCGCCGAAGGCTGGGAGCCGGTGGCGCAGGGCCTGACCGACGCGGACGGCCGCGTGCGGGACCTGGGCCCAGAACTGCTCGAGAAGGGCGTCTATCAGGTGCGTTTCGAGACCGGGATCTACTTCGCGACGCGGCAGGTCGCCACCTTCTACCCGGAGGTGGAGATCGCCTTCGAGGTGAAGGGCGCGGAGCACTGCCACGTGCCTCTGCTGCTCAGCCCGTTCGCCTACTCGACGTATCGCGGCAGCTGA